In Aquimarina sp. TRL1, a single window of DNA contains:
- a CDS encoding Hint domain-containing protein, producing the protein MKTYLSLLVLCCHTLIYGQLPELHATVDMPFDFGTEVQQKWKQREVLLDAIEKGTKNWDNLSVAEQSLFEKYDETYSSMWATEGDGCSWYCGAGAYEVQTSSALKASSNITYATQNLTDFSYQTAWVEGVDGDGIGEYIDVRFKAEHPRVTTIRIANGYVKSKKAWKNNSRVKSLKMYVNQVPYALLHLKDVYALQSFTLPTPLGHADRSDFEKLKEKGDWSIRFEILSVYKGLKYEDTVISELFFDGLDVHCLSGGTLITMEDATVKTIESLKTGDCIRSYNMETHQYEASEVLEIATATHEHLIDIVFSNQKRIRCTSDHPFLSVSNTWSSYTPLKTQQEYHLSKVVPLTEGSSLLTEEGPLQINRILPVVTPEITYTIVRLKKNHTFLANGVITRIENPKSHKHIMNPSQETTE; encoded by the coding sequence ATGAAAACCTATCTTTCTCTTCTTGTCCTATGCTGTCACACACTTATCTATGGACAACTCCCCGAACTGCATGCAACTGTGGATATGCCATTTGATTTTGGAACTGAAGTACAACAAAAATGGAAACAAAGAGAAGTTTTACTCGATGCTATTGAAAAAGGTACTAAAAACTGGGATAACCTATCAGTGGCAGAGCAATCCCTGTTCGAAAAATACGATGAAACCTATAGTAGTATGTGGGCAACCGAAGGAGATGGATGTAGTTGGTATTGTGGTGCAGGAGCCTATGAGGTACAAACTTCTTCTGCATTAAAAGCTTCTTCCAATATCACCTATGCTACCCAAAACCTAACCGATTTCAGTTACCAAACTGCTTGGGTAGAAGGAGTTGACGGAGATGGAATTGGAGAATACATCGATGTACGCTTCAAAGCCGAACACCCCAGAGTTACGACCATACGAATTGCCAATGGATATGTAAAAAGCAAAAAAGCCTGGAAAAATAACAGCCGGGTCAAATCTTTAAAAATGTACGTCAACCAAGTACCTTATGCTCTACTGCATTTAAAAGACGTGTATGCTTTACAGTCCTTTACCCTGCCTACCCCATTAGGTCATGCAGACCGCTCTGATTTTGAAAAACTAAAAGAAAAAGGTGACTGGAGTATTCGATTTGAAATTCTTTCTGTTTACAAAGGTTTGAAATATGAAGACACCGTTATTTCAGAGCTCTTTTTTGACGGTTTAGATGTACACTGTCTTTCTGGAGGAACCCTTATTACCATGGAAGATGCCACTGTCAAAACTATAGAATCCTTGAAAACCGGAGATTGTATTCGTTCTTACAATATGGAAACTCATCAATATGAAGCATCAGAAGTCTTAGAAATTGCTACAGCTACTCATGAACACCTTATTGATATTGTTTTTTCTAATCAAAAACGTATTCGCTGTACCAGTGATCATCCTTTTTTATCTGTTTCGAATACCTGGTCTTCCTACACCCCCTTAAAAACACAACAAGAATACCATCTTTCTAAAGTCGTTCCGCTGACTGAAGGCAGCTCATTACTTACAGAAGAAGGACCATTACAAATAAATCGCATCCTCCCTGTTGTTACTCCCGAAATTACCTATACCATAGTTCGGTTGAAAAAAAATCACACTTTTCTGGCCAATGGTGTTATCACCCGAATAGAAAATCCCAAATCGCATAAACACATAATGAATCCCTCACAGGAAACAACTGAATAG
- a CDS encoding VOC family protein: MNQTAILGLRTTIYKVNDLNKAKMWYTEAFGVSPYFDEPYYVGFNIGGYELGLQPEEIDASPKTANVISYWGVNHIQQSYENFLQLGATSQEAPFNVGGELMTATVIDPWGNIIGLIYNPDFTITT; encoded by the coding sequence ATGAATCAAACAGCCATTCTCGGATTAAGAACAACTATTTATAAAGTTAATGACCTCAACAAAGCAAAAATGTGGTACACTGAAGCATTTGGAGTTTCTCCTTATTTTGATGAACCTTATTATGTTGGATTTAATATAGGAGGGTATGAACTAGGGTTACAACCAGAGGAGATCGATGCTTCCCCAAAAACAGCTAATGTTATATCGTACTGGGGGGTCAACCACATTCAACAAAGCTATGAGAATTTCCTCCAATTAGGAGCGACCAGCCAAGAAGCTCCATTTAATGTCGGTGGGGAATTAATGACTGCTACTGTCATAGATCCCTGGGGTAATATAATTGGTCTGATCTATAATCCTGACTTTACAATTACAACCTAA